The following coding sequences are from one Candidatus Nanopelagicus hibericus window:
- a CDS encoding RluA family pseudouridine synthase yields the protein MSEREVKNLSIPEGLNQERVDAALSRLLGLSRNVIVGLIDAGEVSKSGKVVGKSDRVIAGDQLEILLPAVKGEAKLTATPIDGLKVVFDDEYLIVINKPVGIAAHPSPGWKGATVVGAIFAAGYQLATSGAAERQGVVHRLDVGTSGLMVVAKNEIAYAHLKDQFRQRTVSKVYHALVQGHMDPTVGTIDAPIDRHPREDYRFAVVANGKPSITHYKTLEVFPAVTSLEIELETGRTHQIRVHFSALHHPLVGDLTYGADPALATRLGISRPWLHAKELGFTHPASGERLSFTADYPEDLTRSLQILSDISR from the coding sequence GTGAGCGAGCGCGAGGTGAAAAATCTTTCTATCCCCGAGGGCCTAAATCAAGAACGAGTTGATGCAGCACTTTCAAGATTATTGGGCCTTTCACGTAATGTAATCGTCGGACTGATTGATGCTGGCGAGGTATCAAAAAGTGGCAAAGTAGTTGGTAAATCAGACCGGGTGATAGCTGGCGACCAATTAGAAATTCTGCTACCAGCGGTCAAAGGTGAGGCAAAATTAACTGCCACACCAATAGATGGCTTAAAGGTAGTTTTTGATGATGAGTATTTAATTGTAATTAATAAACCAGTTGGTATCGCCGCTCACCCAAGCCCTGGCTGGAAAGGTGCAACAGTGGTTGGCGCAATATTTGCAGCTGGATATCAACTTGCAACCTCCGGTGCCGCGGAAAGGCAAGGGGTAGTTCATCGATTAGATGTGGGTACATCGGGTTTGATGGTAGTTGCAAAAAACGAAATTGCTTATGCACATCTGAAAGATCAATTTAGGCAAAGAACTGTCTCCAAGGTTTATCACGCCTTAGTGCAAGGACATATGGATCCAACAGTTGGCACAATAGATGCACCAATTGATCGTCATCCAAGAGAGGATTATCGGTTTGCTGTCGTTGCTAATGGCAAACCAAGCATCACCCATTACAAAACTTTAGAGGTCTTTCCAGCAGTAACCTCACTTGAGATTGAACTTGAGACTGGGCGGACTCATCAGATTCGAGTGCATTTTTCTGCATTGCATCACCCATTAGTTGGGGATCTGACCTACGGCGCAGATCCGGCGCTGGCAACAAGGCTGGGAATTAGCAGGCCTTGGCTACATGCCAAGGAATTGGGTTTTACCCATCCGGCGAGCGGTGAGCGACTCTCATTTACCGCCGACTACCCCGAGGATCTGACACGCTCATTACAGATACTTTCTGATATTTCCCGCTAG
- a CDS encoding signal peptidase II translates to MVFASDYLTKTLAIEYLSDEPRKVIGSLLQFKLTFNSGAAFSLATSGTIFLSTFSIIVAAAIFYYGRKVTSTGWAIALGLALGGIFGNLSDRIFRPPGGLQGEVVDWIQIPNWPIFNIADMSVVSAAILIIWLSWKNIKFSNKGDDR, encoded by the coding sequence ATGGTTTTTGCTTCAGACTATTTAACCAAAACCCTTGCCATTGAGTACTTATCCGATGAACCAAGGAAAGTAATTGGTTCACTTCTACAATTTAAACTCACTTTTAATTCAGGTGCTGCCTTTAGCCTTGCCACTAGTGGAACAATCTTTTTATCAACTTTTTCGATAATAGTTGCAGCGGCTATTTTTTATTATGGCCGTAAAGTAACCTCAACCGGGTGGGCAATTGCGCTGGGCCTTGCCCTCGGTGGCATATTTGGCAATCTGAGTGATCGCATTTTTCGACCACCAGGTGGATTACAAGGTGAGGTAGTAGATTGGATACAGATTCCAAATTGGCCGATCTTTAATATTGCTGATATGTCAGTGGTTTCTGCTGCAATTCTCATTATATGGCTGAGCTGGAAAAACATCAAATTTAGTAATAAGGGAGATGATCGGTGA
- a CDS encoding TraR/DksA family transcriptional regulator, whose protein sequence is MAAATENAWNATELRSIKSELAKDLIRLQKELEIAEAEMEDLVEAAGVGAGDDQADAGAKTFEREHEMSLVYNARDMVQQTERALDRIENKTYGKCEECGNFIGKARLQVFPRATLCMVCKQKEERR, encoded by the coding sequence GTGGCAGCTGCTACCGAAAATGCCTGGAATGCCACTGAGCTTCGAAGTATTAAATCTGAACTTGCCAAAGATTTAATTAGATTACAAAAAGAATTGGAGATCGCCGAGGCAGAGATGGAAGACTTGGTTGAAGCAGCTGGTGTTGGCGCTGGTGATGACCAGGCCGATGCCGGAGCAAAAACTTTTGAACGCGAACATGAAATGTCTTTGGTATACAACGCAAGAGATATGGTGCAGCAGACTGAACGAGCACTAGACCGGATTGAAAACAAGACATATGGGAAATGTGAAGAGTGCGGAAACTTTATTGGCAAAGCGAGATTACAGGTTTTCCCACGCGCAACACTTTGCATGGTTTGTAAGCAAAAGGAGGAACGACGCTGA
- the ileS gene encoding isoleucine--tRNA ligase: protein MNKQREINTLSAQIDLPAMEAEILDFWAQNQIFEKSVTNRDGSPRWSFYEGPPTANGMPGTHHIEARVFKDLFPRFQTMKGKQVIRKAGWDCHGLPVEIAVEKELGFTGKADIEKFGVAAFNEKCRESVQRHVNEFTDMTKRMGFWVDFDDAYWTMSPEYIESVWWSLQQIWNKGLLVQDHRVAPYCPRCGTGLSDHELAQGYETIKDPSVYVRMPATSGKLAELKASLLIWTTTPWTLVSNTAVAVNPKVEYQVVEVKIDEKSERLVVASDLSAILGEDRKVVATFMGKDLEHTKYARPFDFVEIKDSHFVVLADYVTVEDGTGLVHQSPAFGADDLEVCRKYNLPVVNPVNPDGHFHQDVPLIGGVFFKDSDKALIKDLKSRGLLFKSTQFEHSYPHCWRCHTALMYYAQPSWYVKTTAVKSELLRENAKTDWHPETIKNGRFGDWLNNNIDWAVSRNRYWGTPLPIWRCENKHDICVGSLAELSKLAGKELSTLDPHRPFVDDIKFKCNQCSATMQRVAEVIDCWYDSGAMPFAQWGYPHKAGSTQQFESAYPADFICEAIDQTRGWFYTLMTIGTLVFDKSSYKTVLCLGHILDKDGRKMSKHLGNVLEPMPLLNQHGADAVRWYMLAAGSPWSARRVGHDAITDVVRKTLLTYWNTISFFTLYAKAANFKVTALSEDLTLMDKWIISEVNKLVVAVDLSLENFDSQTAGSVIANFIDDLSNWYVRRSRRRFWDGDEVALNTLYYCLKNLTLLLAPMVPFISEHVWQNLIKVAQSDQVDSIHLANFPTANKSMIDENLSAAVALSRRLVELGRSARAESGVKIRQPLSRALVSAPGWEKLSVEIKSHIAEELNILKLDDIHVAGTDLVDISVKANFRTLGEKFGADVQTIAKTIAATDHGALVKDLRKNTAHTLTVKLSSGEKSAQITLDDLIITETPRSGWSVASHAGENLALDLTLTPELINAGLVREVIRAIQEERKNIGLDISDRITVKWNAPESTSDAISAAIEEISAEVLATTMVQVKSESNKSNELGLWLNLVKN, encoded by the coding sequence ATGAATAAGCAGCGCGAAATCAATACTTTATCTGCGCAAATCGATCTTCCTGCCATGGAAGCAGAGATCTTAGATTTTTGGGCACAGAATCAAATTTTCGAGAAATCTGTAACCAATCGAGATGGTTCACCTCGTTGGAGTTTCTATGAAGGCCCCCCAACTGCAAACGGCATGCCTGGAACTCATCACATAGAAGCACGTGTCTTTAAAGATCTCTTTCCACGATTTCAAACCATGAAGGGCAAACAGGTAATTCGCAAAGCTGGTTGGGACTGCCATGGTTTGCCAGTTGAAATTGCGGTAGAAAAAGAGTTGGGATTCACCGGCAAGGCAGATATTGAAAAGTTTGGTGTTGCAGCATTTAATGAAAAATGTAGAGAATCAGTGCAACGCCACGTAAATGAGTTTACGGATATGACAAAGCGCATGGGCTTCTGGGTTGATTTTGATGATGCTTACTGGACTATGTCGCCGGAATATATCGAAAGCGTTTGGTGGTCTTTGCAGCAGATCTGGAATAAAGGATTGTTGGTACAAGATCATCGCGTAGCACCTTACTGCCCAAGGTGTGGAACAGGACTTTCAGATCATGAATTAGCCCAAGGCTATGAAACTATTAAAGACCCTTCAGTTTATGTCCGCATGCCAGCAACCTCTGGCAAGTTAGCCGAATTAAAAGCGAGTTTGTTAATTTGGACAACCACACCTTGGACACTAGTTTCAAATACTGCAGTTGCAGTAAATCCAAAGGTCGAGTACCAAGTTGTTGAAGTAAAAATCGATGAAAAAAGTGAACGATTGGTGGTAGCTAGCGATTTATCTGCCATATTAGGTGAAGACAGAAAAGTTGTTGCCACTTTTATGGGTAAAGATCTAGAACACACTAAATATGCCAGGCCCTTTGATTTTGTCGAAATCAAGGATTCACACTTTGTAGTTTTGGCGGATTATGTGACTGTGGAAGATGGCACAGGTTTAGTTCATCAGTCACCAGCATTTGGCGCTGATGATTTAGAGGTTTGTCGTAAATACAACTTACCGGTAGTAAATCCAGTAAACCCTGATGGGCATTTCCACCAAGATGTGCCATTAATTGGTGGTGTGTTTTTTAAAGATTCAGATAAAGCATTAATCAAAGATCTAAAAAGTCGAGGATTACTCTTTAAAAGTACCCAGTTTGAGCACTCCTACCCACACTGTTGGCGCTGCCATACCGCGTTAATGTATTACGCCCAACCATCTTGGTATGTGAAAACAACTGCGGTTAAAAGCGAACTTCTACGAGAGAATGCAAAAACGGATTGGCATCCAGAAACTATTAAAAATGGCAGATTTGGCGACTGGTTAAACAACAACATCGATTGGGCAGTTTCTCGCAACCGTTATTGGGGAACTCCGCTGCCAATTTGGCGATGCGAAAATAAACATGATATTTGCGTGGGTTCACTTGCGGAATTGAGTAAGTTAGCAGGCAAAGAGCTCAGCACACTCGATCCGCATCGACCATTTGTCGATGATATTAAATTCAAATGTAATCAATGCTCCGCAACTATGCAGCGGGTAGCAGAGGTGATTGATTGCTGGTATGACTCAGGTGCTATGCCTTTTGCCCAGTGGGGGTATCCACACAAAGCGGGATCTACCCAGCAGTTTGAATCTGCTTATCCAGCCGATTTTATTTGCGAGGCAATTGATCAAACCCGTGGGTGGTTTTACACACTAATGACCATCGGCACATTGGTTTTTGATAAATCCTCTTATAAAACAGTTTTATGCCTTGGCCACATATTAGATAAAGATGGCAGAAAGATGAGTAAGCACTTAGGAAATGTGCTTGAACCAATGCCACTACTAAATCAACACGGTGCGGACGCAGTGCGCTGGTATATGTTGGCTGCTGGCTCACCGTGGAGTGCCAGGCGAGTTGGCCATGATGCAATCACTGATGTTGTTAGGAAGACTCTTCTAACCTACTGGAACACCATCTCTTTCTTCACCCTTTATGCCAAAGCTGCAAACTTCAAAGTAACGGCTCTCTCCGAGGATTTAACTCTGATGGATAAGTGGATAATTTCAGAGGTAAATAAATTAGTTGTCGCCGTTGACCTTTCCCTGGAGAATTTTGATTCACAAACTGCAGGCTCAGTGATTGCAAATTTCATCGATGATTTATCAAACTGGTATGTAAGGCGTTCTCGGCGGCGATTTTGGGATGGTGATGAGGTTGCGCTTAATACTCTCTACTACTGCTTGAAAAACCTCACCTTGTTGCTGGCACCAATGGTGCCATTCATTTCAGAACATGTTTGGCAAAATTTGATTAAGGTTGCACAATCAGATCAAGTCGATTCTATTCACTTAGCCAACTTTCCAACTGCTAATAAATCAATGATTGATGAAAATCTTTCTGCCGCGGTTGCGCTCTCTCGCCGCTTAGTTGAGCTTGGGCGCTCGGCACGGGCTGAATCTGGTGTAAAGATCCGCCAGCCATTATCCAGGGCGCTGGTCTCGGCCCCTGGCTGGGAAAAACTCTCAGTTGAAATCAAATCTCATATCGCCGAAGAATTAAATATTTTAAAGCTTGATGACATCCATGTAGCAGGCACTGATTTGGTTGATATATCGGTGAAAGCTAATTTTCGAACCCTTGGTGAAAAGTTTGGTGCCGATGTTCAGACAATTGCTAAAACCATCGCTGCCACTGACCATGGCGCCTTAGTGAAGGATTTACGTAAAAACACCGCTCACACTCTTACGGTCAAATTATCCTCAGGTGAAAAATCAGCCCAGATCACATTGGATGATTTAATTATTACTGAAACTCCACGAAGTGGCTGGTCAGTTGCATCACACGCGGGTGAGAATTTGGCGCTTGACCTCACTCTGACACCTGAGTTAATAAATGCTGGATTAGTCCGTGAGGTCATACGAGCGATTCAAGAGGAGCGAAAGAATATTGGATTAGATATTAGTGATCGAATTACTGTTAAATGGAATGCCCCAGAATCCACATCCGATGCTATTTCAGCAGCGATAGAAGAAATTAGTGCTGAGGTGCTTGCCACCACTATGGTTCAAGTTAAATCTGAAAGCAACAAGAGTAATGAATTAGGTTTGTGGCTAAATCTGGTTAAGAATTAA
- a CDS encoding YggT family protein → MGAVVGLIYWALNLFLIALIARLILDYIRIFSPNFRPRGVFLALAELVYTITDKPLNFVRQFVPPLRLGGISLDLSFIVVFFVVQLLMRLVIIL, encoded by the coding sequence ATGGGCGCAGTAGTAGGTCTAATTTATTGGGCGCTGAATCTTTTTTTAATAGCTTTAATCGCACGTTTAATTCTGGATTACATTCGGATATTCTCACCTAATTTTAGACCGCGGGGTGTATTTCTTGCATTAGCTGAGTTGGTTTATACCATCACGGATAAGCCGCTCAATTTTGTCAGGCAATTCGTTCCACCACTTAGATTAGGTGGAATCTCACTTGATCTATCTTTTATCGTGGTCTTTTTTGTGGTTCAACTGCTTATGCGATTGGTGATAATTCTTTAA
- a CDS encoding cell division protein SepF, whose amino-acid sequence MANAFKKVAGYLGLMDEEELDHGTDQLTQRAPRLVRANSKPAAKSNVELLPHVDANKVVDHIISLTPRTYSEVRLIGEHYREGKPVIMNLSEAEDTERKRLIDFASGLVFGHNGKIEKVTPKVFLLTPPNVSVSVEDRNSAAQASFFNQS is encoded by the coding sequence ATGGCTAATGCATTTAAGAAAGTCGCTGGATACCTCGGATTGATGGATGAGGAAGAGTTGGATCACGGAACAGACCAACTTACGCAACGTGCACCAAGGTTAGTTCGCGCCAATAGCAAGCCAGCTGCTAAATCTAATGTTGAGTTACTACCACATGTAGATGCAAACAAAGTTGTGGACCATATCATTTCGCTAACACCACGCACCTATAGCGAGGTTCGATTAATTGGTGAGCATTATCGTGAAGGCAAGCCAGTAATTATGAATTTAAGTGAAGCCGAAGATACAGAGCGCAAACGCTTAATTGATTTTGCCTCGGGTTTAGTATTTGGTCACAACGGAAAAATTGAGAAAGTTACCCCTAAGGTATTTTTGTTAACACCACCAAATGTTTCTGTAAGTGTTGAAGATAGAAATTCCGCGGCGCAAGCAAGTTTCTTTAATCAAAGCTGA
- a CDS encoding YggS family pyridoxal phosphate-dependent enzyme produces the protein MNRVDEISRNLEQVKERIASAAKRWNRSIDEITLIVVTKTFPLSDLEILYSLGVREFGENRDQEAAVKVGQLPADINWHFQGGIQSNKLKSITNWASYIHSVDQFKYAKIISENSAGKFKSIFIQVSLDHPPESRGGVDPQKLITLATEIGQLPNISIKGLMAVAPVSGDLPRAFGRLQGIHNDFKATFNAAKSLSAGMSGDYEMALEYGATHLRIGSSILGNRA, from the coding sequence ATGAATCGAGTCGATGAGATTTCAAGAAATCTTGAGCAGGTCAAAGAGCGCATTGCCAGCGCTGCCAAGAGATGGAATCGAAGTATCGATGAAATTACCTTAATAGTTGTCACAAAAACCTTTCCACTATCTGATTTAGAGATTTTGTATTCACTTGGGGTGAGAGAGTTTGGTGAAAATCGCGACCAAGAGGCCGCAGTAAAGGTTGGCCAATTGCCAGCAGATATCAACTGGCATTTTCAAGGGGGGATTCAGAGCAACAAATTGAAATCAATTACCAATTGGGCGAGTTATATTCACTCAGTTGATCAATTCAAGTACGCCAAAATTATTTCAGAAAATTCAGCTGGTAAATTTAAATCAATTTTCATCCAAGTATCTCTTGATCATCCGCCAGAATCTCGTGGGGGAGTAGATCCCCAAAAATTAATCACTCTGGCTACAGAGATTGGTCAGTTGCCGAACATTTCAATCAAGGGCTTGATGGCTGTGGCACCAGTTTCTGGAGATCTGCCGAGGGCTTTTGGCAGATTACAGGGCATTCACAATGATTTTAAGGCAACCTTTAACGCAGCCAAATCGCTATCGGCAGGGATGAGTGGCGATTATGAAATGGCTCTTGAATATGGTGCGACACATCTGCGAATTGGCAGTTCAATCCTCGGTAATCGAGCGTAG
- a CDS encoding polyphenol oxidase family protein has protein sequence MARLLFTSRNFGSLADPVNQSEKDKLEELLNKQVQFMSQTHSNEIAVVDQIGTTPGADGLVCTNKDIALAVRVADCIPLLLISSQAVAAVHVGRKGLLNEVAVNAVKKMRELGSNNITGVVGPHICGNCYEVDAQMYADITKLHPATGGKQNYLNLYAGLAQQLSDLPLSNLGICTKENSDYFSYRAHGEAGRQVGVISL, from the coding sequence ATGGCTCGGCTGCTTTTTACATCTAGAAATTTTGGCTCACTTGCAGATCCAGTTAATCAAAGCGAAAAAGATAAGTTGGAAGAGTTATTAAATAAACAAGTTCAATTTATGTCGCAAACTCATAGTAACGAGATTGCGGTGGTTGATCAGATAGGAACCACACCTGGCGCAGATGGTTTAGTGTGCACAAATAAAGATATTGCCCTGGCGGTTAGAGTTGCAGATTGCATCCCTCTACTTCTAATTTCAAGCCAGGCGGTGGCGGCGGTTCATGTTGGCAGAAAAGGATTACTCAATGAGGTTGCGGTCAATGCAGTGAAAAAAATGCGGGAGTTGGGTTCTAACAATATAACTGGAGTAGTGGGACCACACATCTGTGGGAATTGCTATGAGGTTGATGCCCAGATGTATGCAGATATAACCAAACTCCACCCAGCAACCGGTGGAAAGCAAAATTATTTAAATCTATACGCCGGATTGGCGCAGCAGTTATCTGACCTACCTCTTTCAAATCTTGGAATTTGTACTAAAGAAAACTCTGACTACTTCTCATACCGAGCACATGGTGAAGCAGGCAGGCAAGTTGGAGTGATCAGCTTATGA
- the ftsZ gene encoding cell division protein FtsZ, with translation MATPQNYLAVIKVVGIGGGGVNAVNRMIDVGLKGVEFIAINTDAQALLMSDADVKLDIGRKLTRGLGAGAAPEIGRQAALDHIDEIEEVLRGADMVFITAGEGGGTGTGGAPIVAKVAKDLGALTVGVVTKPFTFEGKRRTAQADEGIENLRTEVDTLIVIPNDRLLAISDRSISALEAFRTADQVLLSGVQGITDLITTPGLINLDFADVKSVMAGAGSALMGIGSARGEARSIRAAELAISSPLLEASIDGAHGVLLSIAGGSDLGLFEISEAAELVAKSAHPDANIIYGTVIDDALGDEVRVTVIAAGFDGGQPKRVLMPVINAATIGGEADPIAANDPLAVALDLNVGAADRPRKRITFEELVAEDEIDIPDFMR, from the coding sequence GTGGCAACACCGCAAAATTATTTAGCTGTAATTAAAGTTGTTGGTATTGGCGGTGGCGGAGTTAATGCTGTTAACAGAATGATTGATGTCGGATTAAAAGGCGTTGAGTTCATTGCGATTAATACAGATGCGCAGGCATTGTTAATGTCTGATGCTGATGTGAAATTAGATATTGGTAGAAAATTAACTAGAGGATTGGGTGCAGGGGCTGCGCCAGAGATTGGTCGACAGGCAGCACTTGATCACATTGATGAAATCGAAGAGGTACTTCGCGGCGCAGACATGGTGTTCATTACTGCCGGTGAAGGTGGCGGAACTGGTACCGGTGGTGCACCGATAGTTGCCAAAGTTGCTAAAGATCTTGGTGCACTTACAGTTGGCGTAGTTACCAAGCCATTTACATTTGAAGGAAAGCGTAGAACTGCGCAAGCGGATGAAGGTATTGAAAATTTAAGAACAGAGGTTGATACATTAATTGTGATTCCTAATGATCGACTACTTGCAATATCTGATCGTTCAATTAGTGCACTTGAGGCATTTAGAACTGCTGATCAAGTTTTACTATCTGGTGTTCAAGGAATTACAGATTTAATTACTACTCCAGGCTTAATCAATTTAGATTTTGCCGATGTCAAAAGCGTAATGGCTGGAGCAGGTTCTGCTTTGATGGGAATTGGATCAGCTCGAGGTGAAGCACGATCAATACGTGCAGCTGAGCTTGCAATCTCAAGTCCACTGCTTGAAGCATCAATCGATGGCGCGCATGGCGTTTTGCTATCCATCGCTGGTGGCTCTGATCTTGGTTTGTTTGAGATCTCTGAAGCTGCAGAGTTGGTTGCAAAATCTGCTCACCCAGATGCAAACATTATTTATGGAACAGTTATTGATGATGCGTTGGGTGATGAGGTCAGAGTCACCGTAATAGCTGCAGGTTTTGATGGCGGTCAACCAAAACGTGTTCTGATGCCGGTGATCAACGCCGCCACAATCGGTGGTGAGGCAGATCCAATCGCTGCCAATGATCCGTTGGCTGTTGCCCTTGATCTAAATGTTGGTGCTGCAGATCGGCCACGTAAGCGGATTACCTTTGAAGAGTTAGTCGCAGAAGATGAGATCGATATCCCTGATTTCATGCGGTAG
- a CDS encoding cell division protein FtsQ/DivIB — MADKVKKRIKRLAITTTTIAAFAAMAYLLGWSSVLTVKSVEIIGTTAQPAILAQFENDEVLPQVGQKLARVDPRAIERSLSKLDWLSTAEVSRNWISKQISIAVTERVAVAKALTPENSMVNFDISGVIFKPTSSRQLQGQDMLPIVSTAGDSKADLSGVVKLLQQLPEDLQYLIQDLRQISVTKSGDILMQTRINQLPVEINWGGVQQLEQKSSILIALLKLPENNEVRQVDLSQPSAPVVK; from the coding sequence ATGGCTGATAAAGTTAAAAAGCGAATAAAACGACTGGCAATAACCACAACCACGATTGCGGCTTTTGCAGCGATGGCCTATCTACTTGGCTGGTCCTCGGTATTAACAGTGAAGAGTGTTGAAATAATTGGTACCACTGCGCAACCAGCAATTCTTGCTCAATTTGAAAATGACGAAGTATTGCCACAGGTAGGGCAAAAGTTAGCAAGAGTAGATCCAAGAGCAATTGAAAGGTCATTGAGTAAGTTAGATTGGTTGTCAACAGCTGAAGTTTCAAGAAATTGGATCAGCAAACAAATCTCCATCGCAGTAACGGAAAGAGTTGCCGTTGCTAAAGCTTTAACTCCAGAAAACAGTATGGTCAATTTTGATATTAGTGGAGTCATTTTCAAACCAACTTCAAGTAGACAGCTCCAGGGTCAAGATATGCTGCCAATAGTTTCCACCGCTGGCGATAGTAAGGCTGATCTTTCTGGGGTAGTAAAACTACTTCAGCAATTACCGGAAGATCTGCAGTATTTAATCCAAGATCTGAGGCAAATCTCGGTCACAAAAAGCGGTGATATTTTGATGCAAACCCGGATAAATCAGCTCCCAGTTGAGATCAATTGGGGAGGTGTGCAACAGTTAGAACAAAAGTCCTCAATTCTGATTGCACTGCTGAAGTTGCCGGAAAATAATGAGGTTAGACAGGTTGATCTATCTCAACCCTCTGCACCAGTGGTCAAATAA
- the murC gene encoding UDP-N-acetylmuramate--L-alanine ligase: MSTNQRFTLSELAKLKIHFIGIGGAGMSGIARIMLAKGFNISGSDKNDSSLLTSLKALGAEIFIGHDAQNLGGAELVIISSAIAETNPELLAAKARSIQVVQRANALAWLMSESTSIAVAGTHGKTTTTAMLTVALQSAGLDPSFAIGGTINTAGTNAHSGSGSIFIAEADESDGSFLAYQPTGAIITNIELDHVDHFADEAAVFEVFEHFVSSIKKNGFLVACGDDPGVKTLLKRINRPDLKILLYGKDESNDFRMSKIALAPTTSIASISSTGKKLGELQLSLPGEHNLLNSLAAFAAATEVGAAEDKLILGLKSFTGTRRRFELKGEVAGVKVIDDYGHHPTELTVTLIAAKNLAQSGRVIVVFQPHRYSRTAAFAPAFATALKIADFTFLLEVYAASEKPISGVSSLLIAKNMSATEVKFEPSMLAVVNEVAAMAKSGDVIITLGAGDVSSLGEPILQALSNR, from the coding sequence ATGAGCACTAATCAAAGGTTTACTTTAAGTGAGTTAGCAAAGTTAAAGATTCATTTTATCGGCATCGGTGGCGCTGGGATGAGCGGAATTGCGCGAATCATGTTGGCAAAAGGTTTCAACATTTCAGGCTCAGATAAAAATGATTCTTCACTCCTCACCTCACTTAAGGCATTAGGAGCGGAAATATTTATTGGACATGATGCTCAAAATCTAGGAGGAGCTGAGTTAGTGATTATTTCTTCGGCAATTGCGGAGACCAACCCGGAGTTACTTGCAGCAAAAGCAAGAAGTATTCAGGTGGTGCAACGGGCTAATGCGTTAGCTTGGTTAATGTCTGAGTCCACCTCAATTGCTGTCGCTGGAACTCACGGAAAAACTACAACCACCGCCATGCTAACTGTCGCTTTGCAATCAGCTGGGCTTGATCCATCCTTTGCAATCGGCGGAACAATTAACACCGCAGGCACCAATGCCCATAGTGGTAGTGGTTCAATATTTATAGCCGAGGCCGATGAATCAGATGGATCATTTCTGGCGTATCAACCAACTGGCGCCATTATTACCAATATTGAATTGGATCATGTGGATCACTTTGCAGATGAAGCAGCGGTATTCGAGGTTTTTGAGCATTTTGTTTCCTCGATTAAAAAGAATGGTTTTTTGGTCGCCTGTGGCGATGACCCTGGCGTAAAAACCTTATTAAAGCGAATCAACAGGCCTGATTTAAAAATCCTGCTATATGGCAAAGATGAAAGCAATGATTTTAGAATGAGCAAAATTGCATTGGCGCCAACTACCTCGATCGCTTCAATCTCAAGCACTGGTAAAAAACTTGGCGAGCTCCAACTTTCACTTCCTGGGGAGCATAATTTGCTCAATTCATTAGCAGCTTTTGCAGCAGCCACTGAGGTGGGTGCGGCTGAGGATAAATTGATATTAGGTCTCAAAAGCTTTACTGGAACTAGGCGTCGGTTTGAATTAAAAGGCGAGGTTGCTGGCGTTAAGGTAATTGATGATTACGGTCATCATCCAACTGAGTTGACTGTTACATTGATTGCGGCAAAAAATTTAGCGCAAAGCGGGAGGGTCATAGTCGTTTTTCAACCCCATCGCTACTCCAGAACTGCTGCTTTTGCCCCCGCCTTTGCTACCGCTCTAAAAATAGCTGACTTTACTTTTTTGCTCGAAGTTTATGCAGCAAGTGAGAAACCCATATCGGGAGTCTCATCACTTTTAATTGCTAAAAACATGTCAGCTACTGAAGTGAAATTTGAGCCATCCATGCTGGCGGTGGTTAATGAGGTGGCAGCAATGGCAAAAAGTGGTGATGTGATAATTACCCTTGGGGCAGGAGATGTTAGCTCCCTTGGCGAACCGATTCTGCAAGCACTTTCTAACCGCTAA